From Bacillus oleivorans, a single genomic window includes:
- a CDS encoding CcdC family protein: MLLLSSVFALIMGVAVIFIRIKASEKPVNAKKILLPPVFMSTGALMYIFPYFRISPFEIAEAVIAGALFSIFLIKTSSFEVKEGEIFLKRSKAFAIVIIALLLIRLALKVFFSSSTTAGELGGMFWLIAFCMLVPWRVTMYLQFRKLESSLQIKAETI, from the coding sequence ATGTTATTACTGTCATCGGTATTCGCACTCATAATGGGTGTAGCCGTCATATTCATTCGCATAAAGGCGTCAGAGAAACCAGTGAACGCGAAAAAAATTTTACTCCCGCCTGTCTTTATGAGCACAGGGGCACTTATGTATATATTTCCGTATTTCAGGATTTCTCCATTTGAGATTGCAGAAGCTGTAATTGCGGGAGCGCTATTTTCGATTTTTTTAATTAAAACCTCTTCTTTTGAGGTAAAAGAGGGCGAGATCTTTCTCAAACGGTCCAAAGCTTTTGCCATTGTCATTATTGCTTTGCTCTTGATTCGTTTAGCTCTTAAAGTATTTTTCAGCTCTTCGACAACAGCAGGGGAGCTTGGCGGCATGTTCTGGCTTATCGCATTCTGCATGCTTGTGCCTTGGCGGGTCACGATGTACCTGCAATTCCGTAAACTCGAATCATCCTTGCAAATTAAAGCAGAAACGATTTAA
- a CDS encoding DUF2621 domain-containing protein: protein MLEGWFLWFILFWIMFMVVSFAIGGFFMFRKFLKRLPKEDGKSDMDWEEYYVNQTKNLWNPEEKILLEELVSPVPELFRDVARQKIAGKIGELALKEKAKTINQELVIRGYIMATPKRDHKFLIKKLNEMNIDIKPYQHLF, encoded by the coding sequence ATGTTAGAAGGATGGTTTTTGTGGTTCATCCTATTCTGGATTATGTTTATGGTAGTTTCTTTTGCCATCGGCGGTTTTTTTATGTTCCGCAAATTTTTAAAGCGGTTGCCTAAGGAAGATGGCAAATCAGATATGGATTGGGAAGAGTATTATGTAAATCAGACGAAAAACTTGTGGAACCCTGAGGAGAAGATTCTCTTGGAAGAACTCGTGAGTCCTGTTCCTGAGCTTTTCCGCGATGTTGCAAGACAAAAGATTGCTGGTAAAATTGGTGAATTAGCACTTAAGGAAAAAGCTAAAACCATCAATCAGGAGTTAGTGATTCGCGGTTACATTATGGCAACACCGAAACGAGATCATAAATTTTTGATCAAAAAGCTAAATGAAATGAATATTGATATTAAACCCTATCAGCATTTATTTTAA
- the sstT gene encoding serine/threonine transporter SstT — protein MKNLIHKWNQVSLVKRILVGIFIGIILALTIPNTAEWITIFGTLFVGALKAVAPILVLFLVMHAISKHRSGNRTNMKSILVLYGISTFLAGFVGVLASFIFPVSLSLTTGAEDLTPPGGIVEVIQTLLFNIVDNPINALLNANYIGILTWAILLGLALRKAADSTKNVLANFSDAISVLVKWVINLAPLGIMGLVFEAIVTNGLSALLDYGKLLLVLLGCMFFVALVINPIIVFINIRKNPYPLVFKCIKESGITAFFTRSSAANIPINMNLCEKLDLDKDTYSVSIPLGATINMAGAAVTISVLTLAAVHTLGIQIDIPTAVILMVVSAISAAGASGVAGGSLLLIPLACSLFGIPNDIAMQVVGVGFIIGVLQDSCETALNSSSDVLYTATAEYAKKRREGKEIIINA, from the coding sequence ATGAAAAATTTAATTCACAAGTGGAACCAAGTGAGCCTAGTAAAACGAATCCTTGTAGGTATTTTTATTGGTATTATCCTAGCTTTAACGATTCCTAATACTGCTGAATGGATCACCATTTTTGGTACTTTATTTGTAGGTGCATTAAAGGCTGTCGCCCCAATACTTGTCTTATTCTTAGTTATGCATGCCATCTCTAAACATAGAAGTGGTAACCGAACGAATATGAAATCTATTCTTGTCCTTTATGGTATAAGTACATTCTTGGCAGGTTTTGTAGGAGTTCTTGCAAGCTTTATATTTCCGGTTAGCTTATCACTTACAACAGGTGCCGAAGACCTGACTCCTCCAGGTGGAATTGTAGAAGTAATTCAGACATTACTGTTTAACATTGTGGACAACCCAATAAATGCTTTATTAAATGCCAACTATATCGGTATCCTAACGTGGGCTATCCTGCTTGGATTGGCTTTAAGAAAAGCTGCTGATTCTACCAAAAACGTGCTTGCTAATTTTTCAGATGCCATATCAGTATTAGTCAAATGGGTGATCAATTTGGCGCCGCTTGGCATCATGGGTCTTGTTTTTGAAGCAATTGTAACGAATGGTCTTTCAGCCTTGCTTGATTACGGAAAGTTACTTTTAGTTCTGCTCGGTTGTATGTTTTTTGTAGCTCTAGTGATTAATCCAATTATCGTATTTATCAATATTCGTAAAAATCCATATCCACTTGTCTTTAAATGCATAAAGGAAAGTGGTATTACAGCATTCTTTACTCGCAGCTCAGCTGCAAACATTCCAATAAATATGAATTTATGTGAAAAACTAGATTTGGATAAGGATACGTACTCGGTATCAATCCCATTAGGCGCTACCATCAATATGGCTGGTGCAGCTGTTACTATTTCTGTCCTAACCCTTGCTGCCGTGCATACTCTTGGTATTCAAATCGATATTCCGACTGCGGTTATTTTGATGGTCGTATCAGCTATTTCGGCTGCAGGTGCTTCAGGTGTCGCAGGTGGATCACTCTTACTCATTCCACTAGCGTGTAGCCTATTCGGAATTCCAAATGATATTGCGATGCAGGTAGTTGGTGTTGGCTTCATCATAGGTGTGTTACAGGACTCTTGTGAAACAGCCCTTAATTCATCCTCTGACGTTCTCTATACTGCAACAGCTGAATATGCTAAAAAGCGTAGAGAAGGTAAGGAAATTATTATTAATGCCTAG
- a CDS encoding CBO0543 family protein: protein MYDEQLKQFEELIKQEKDLSKNWIDYWFEFSGLYTWQFWFNFIMLVVPLIALFFFLDRKRALHIGFFGYTHHMIALYFDGFGTRNGFWEYPYKVFPFFPVNVGLDAALIPVVYMLLYQWLLKTGKNYYVYAFFVCLFFAFLFKPIIEVMGLFKLGENMNYIYLFMVYLAAAIIAKLITNIFIAAEKSVDSD from the coding sequence ATGTACGATGAACAATTAAAACAATTTGAAGAATTAATCAAACAAGAAAAAGATCTATCTAAAAATTGGATTGATTATTGGTTTGAATTTTCAGGGTTGTATACCTGGCAATTTTGGTTTAATTTTATAATGCTCGTTGTACCATTAATTGCTCTTTTCTTTTTCCTTGACAGAAAAAGAGCCTTACACATTGGATTCTTTGGCTATACTCACCATATGATTGCTCTATATTTCGATGGTTTCGGGACTAGAAATGGTTTTTGGGAATATCCCTATAAAGTCTTTCCCTTTTTTCCAGTCAACGTTGGGTTAGATGCCGCACTCATCCCTGTAGTATACATGCTCCTCTATCAATGGTTATTGAAAACCGGGAAAAATTATTATGTGTATGCGTTCTTTGTTTGTCTTTTCTTTGCATTCCTGTTTAAGCCAATTATAGAAGTTATGGGGTTATTCAAGTTAGGGGAAAACATGAACTATATCTATCTGTTTATGGTCTATTTAGCCGCTGCTATTATTGCGAAGCTGATTACCAATATATTTATAGCTGCAGAAAAGAGTGTCGACTCGGATTAA
- a CDS encoding ABC transporter substrate-binding protein has translation MKKRGFALFFIFSCLTFLLMACSNEGQTDEEGEPNNDPGVVQELKIANDQEPAGLDPHKTPAHSSVRIYSQIYSGLVQFDENMNIVGDLAVDWEQPDDKTYIFNLQEGVKFHNGREMTAEDVKYSFERILAEETASHIASYFANVESIEVLDDYKIQFNLKTTDATFLANLTNSSAAVVAKEAVEENGDLQQVAVGTGPFKFVEWVPDNRVVLEKNEDYYKEGLPKLDKVIYYTMKEEAARLSAIRTGEVDLTTLTAQSAALIENEQNVEIKSYQSLEYSYVGFNVNAEPLNNEKVRQALSLATNRQSIADIVWNGDAIVSGPVAPSMGDWAIDVTQHELYANDLEKAKQLLANAGYPDGFDITITTASTYADMVDTAQILQQQWAEIGVNAEIKQIEWGEYIDTWSNTSADILVGRNGSGTDPDRALNYFFHTNGSANVWGFSDSEFDSLVETGKTTIDQEERKQIYVNAQEKLLELSPNLFLVSPMKYVAVRNTVEGFTPYPHNGEYIVETSKK, from the coding sequence ATGAAGAAAAGGGGCTTTGCTTTATTTTTCATATTCTCGTGTTTGACCTTTCTATTAATGGCATGCTCGAATGAGGGACAAACCGATGAAGAGGGAGAACCGAACAATGATCCTGGAGTGGTTCAGGAGTTAAAAATTGCGAATGATCAGGAACCGGCAGGGTTAGATCCTCATAAGACGCCAGCTCATTCATCGGTGCGGATTTATTCGCAGATTTATAGCGGTTTGGTTCAATTTGATGAAAATATGAATATCGTGGGTGATTTAGCGGTTGATTGGGAACAGCCCGATGACAAGACGTATATTTTTAATCTTCAAGAGGGCGTGAAGTTTCATAATGGCCGGGAAATGACAGCTGAGGATGTCAAATATAGCTTTGAACGGATTTTAGCTGAAGAAACGGCTTCTCATATTGCTTCTTATTTTGCCAATGTGGAAAGTATTGAAGTTCTAGACGATTATAAAATTCAGTTTAACTTAAAAACAACAGATGCTACATTTTTAGCTAATTTGACCAACTCCAGTGCAGCTGTCGTAGCAAAAGAGGCAGTTGAGGAAAATGGTGACTTGCAGCAGGTTGCAGTTGGAACGGGTCCTTTTAAATTTGTAGAGTGGGTGCCTGATAATCGGGTAGTTTTAGAGAAAAACGAAGACTATTACAAAGAAGGCTTACCAAAGCTCGATAAAGTGATTTATTACACAATGAAAGAAGAAGCAGCAAGATTATCGGCGATACGTACGGGTGAAGTAGATTTAACCACTCTCACCGCACAATCTGCAGCTCTCATTGAAAATGAACAAAATGTCGAGATTAAAAGCTATCAATCATTGGAATACAGCTACGTCGGATTTAATGTAAATGCAGAACCATTAAACAATGAAAAAGTCCGCCAAGCTTTAAGCTTAGCGACAAACCGGCAAAGTATAGCCGATATTGTCTGGAATGGGGATGCGATTGTTTCTGGTCCAGTTGCGCCTTCGATGGGAGACTGGGCGATTGATGTAACGCAGCATGAACTCTATGCGAATGATCTTGAAAAAGCAAAACAGCTGCTTGCGAATGCGGGTTACCCGGATGGCTTTGATATTACCATCACGACAGCTTCAACTTATGCAGATATGGTCGATACGGCCCAAATTCTGCAGCAGCAATGGGCAGAAATTGGGGTCAATGCTGAAATTAAGCAAATCGAGTGGGGCGAGTACATCGATACCTGGTCCAATACATCGGCTGATATTTTAGTGGGACGCAACGGATCGGGTACAGACCCGGACCGTGCCCTCAATTACTTTTTCCATACAAACGGGTCGGCCAATGTGTGGGGCTTCTCGGACAGTGAGTTTGATAGCTTAGTTGAGACCGGAAAAACCACAATTGATCAAGAGGAACGGAAGCAAATATACGTTAATGCGCAAGAAAAACTATTAGAATTATCGCCAAATCTATTCCTAGTATCCCCAATGAAATATGTGGCGGTTCGAAATACTGTCGAAGGCTTTACACCATATCCGCATAATGGAGAATACATTGTTGAGACATCAAAAAAATGA
- a CDS encoding ABC transporter permease — MYAYILRRLLMLIPVLFGISIFIFCTLRIIPGDVAQTILGTDATPEALAQLRKEFGLDLPLLEQYLNWMGGVLLGDFGESMRTGKEILPDILSRFAITFELTLLAALISWIIAIPLGIIAGIKRNSKTDFSVRIISLLGVSVPNFAFAIVIIMLLAIYFSYSPPVGYVGFFEDPITNLQILILPAFVLGTSMAGAVMRMTRSSILEILRQDFIRTIRAKGAKERVVIFNHALRNAMIPILTIIGMQIGVLLGGTVIIEQIFSLPGLGQLVLTGINQRDFTVVQGSVLFIAFVFVIINLIVDLLYSFLDPRITYK; from the coding sequence ATGTATGCATACATTCTAAGAAGATTATTAATGCTAATTCCTGTTTTATTTGGCATATCGATCTTTATCTTCTGTACTTTACGAATTATACCTGGTGACGTGGCTCAGACGATTTTAGGGACGGACGCCACGCCTGAAGCCTTGGCCCAGTTAAGGAAGGAGTTTGGCCTAGATTTGCCGCTGCTTGAGCAGTATCTGAACTGGATGGGAGGAGTGCTGCTCGGTGATTTCGGTGAATCCATGCGGACGGGGAAAGAGATTCTGCCTGATATTTTAAGCCGATTTGCGATTACCTTTGAGTTAACGTTGTTAGCTGCGCTTATTTCTTGGATTATTGCAATTCCTCTAGGAATTATTGCCGGAATAAAGCGTAATTCAAAAACGGATTTTTCCGTTAGAATTATTTCTTTACTGGGCGTTTCAGTTCCAAACTTTGCTTTTGCCATCGTGATAATCATGCTGCTTGCGATCTATTTCTCCTATAGCCCTCCGGTTGGGTATGTCGGTTTTTTTGAAGATCCGATTACGAATCTGCAAATCTTAATTTTACCTGCATTTGTATTAGGAACCTCAATGGCAGGTGCGGTTATGAGAATGACGCGTTCGTCCATTTTAGAGATTTTAAGACAAGACTTTATTCGAACGATTCGGGCAAAGGGTGCGAAAGAACGAGTCGTCATCTTTAATCACGCCTTGAGAAACGCGATGATCCCAATATTAACGATTATCGGGATGCAAATTGGAGTTTTGTTAGGCGGCACTGTTATTATCGAGCAGATTTTTTCGTTGCCTGGATTAGGACAACTTGTTTTGACCGGCATTAATCAGCGAGACTTTACCGTCGTTCAAGGCTCAGTCCTCTTTATTGCCTTTGTTTTTGTCATCATCAATTTAATTGTTGACCTCTTGTATTCTTTTTTGGATCCAAGAATCACGTACAAATAA
- a CDS encoding ABC transporter permease, which yields MRGFFQRLLDDKVGLIGFIGIALVIIMAVIAPFVAPYRPDQMFTDHVLEGPSSQFLFGTDELGRDIFTRILYGAQVSLKVGIIAVGIGAGLGLLLGMISGYFQGKADQVIMRIMDIFFAFPDILLALTIVAVLGPSLTNTMIAIGIVFTPVFTRLVRSAVLAVKENEYLASAVAIGVHPVKIIFKHITPNIMAPFIVQVTLALSGAILTEAALSFLGLGVQPPDPSWGVMLSESRTYMEFAPWTILFPVGATVFTIFCFNLLGDSLRDLLDPKLRQ from the coding sequence GTGAGAGGATTCTTTCAGAGATTACTAGATGATAAGGTGGGTTTAATCGGATTTATCGGAATTGCCCTCGTGATTATCATGGCTGTCATCGCCCCGTTTGTCGCACCTTATAGACCAGACCAAATGTTTACGGATCATGTCTTGGAAGGACCCAGCAGTCAGTTTTTATTCGGAACGGATGAACTGGGGAGAGATATTTTTACGAGAATTTTATATGGTGCACAGGTTTCCTTAAAAGTAGGGATTATTGCAGTTGGGATTGGCGCAGGTCTAGGTTTGCTGTTAGGGATGATTAGCGGCTACTTCCAAGGGAAAGCCGACCAGGTGATTATGCGGATTATGGACATTTTCTTTGCCTTTCCTGATATTTTACTGGCGTTAACCATTGTCGCTGTTTTAGGACCAAGCTTAACCAATACGATGATTGCAATTGGAATTGTTTTTACTCCGGTTTTTACAAGGCTCGTAAGATCAGCTGTCCTTGCCGTGAAAGAAAATGAATATTTGGCGAGTGCTGTAGCGATCGGAGTTCATCCTGTGAAGATAATTTTTAAACATATCACGCCTAACATCATGGCCCCCTTTATTGTACAAGTGACACTTGCTTTATCAGGGGCCATTTTAACAGAAGCGGCTTTAAGCTTTCTTGGGTTAGGGGTGCAGCCGCCTGATCCGTCATGGGGTGTAATGTTAAGTGAAAGCCGGACATATATGGAGTTTGCTCCATGGACGATTCTCTTTCCGGTCGGGGCCACGGTGTTTACGATATTCTGTTTCAATTTGTTAGGAGATAGTTTACGAGATTTGCTGGATCCGAAGTTGAGGCAGTAG
- a CDS encoding ABC transporter ATP-binding protein has protein sequence MNAVLEIKDLSIDLNSRRQSVNVIKGINLEIGKKMKYGIVGESGSGKSLTSLAIMNLLPEALQIKSGSITLNTKEKKDLTKLSKREMQNVRGNEISMVFQEPMTALDPLFAIEHQLLEVLRFHRKYEKKEMRELGLEMISKVGISRPKDIFKSYPHQLSGGMRQRIMIAMALICQPKLLIADEPTTALDVTIQAQILDLMNELSVTHETSILMITHDLGVINETCERVAVMYAGQIVEESAVAELFGQPAHPYTQGLLQSIRSLGDHKTTLYSIPGNVPTPVQYQELGCRFVSRCPFAMEKCKTQEPPMLAVSDDHHSKCWLHEEEGQNR, from the coding sequence TTGAATGCAGTTTTAGAAATTAAAGATCTGTCAATTGATTTAAACAGCAGAAGGCAATCGGTGAATGTTATCAAAGGGATTAATTTAGAGATCGGGAAAAAGATGAAGTATGGGATTGTGGGAGAGTCAGGGAGCGGGAAAAGTCTTACGTCGCTTGCAATCATGAATCTTCTTCCTGAAGCATTACAAATAAAAAGCGGGAGCATTACCTTAAACACGAAAGAGAAAAAAGACCTGACCAAACTCTCTAAAAGGGAAATGCAAAATGTAAGAGGGAACGAGATTTCAATGGTCTTCCAAGAACCCATGACTGCGCTCGATCCCTTATTTGCGATTGAGCACCAGTTATTGGAAGTTCTTCGATTTCACCGTAAATATGAGAAAAAAGAGATGCGCGAGCTGGGACTCGAAATGATCTCAAAGGTTGGCATCTCCCGTCCAAAGGACATCTTTAAAAGCTATCCGCACCAGCTTTCAGGCGGGATGCGGCAGCGGATTATGATTGCGATGGCGTTAATATGCCAGCCGAAATTACTGATTGCCGACGAGCCGACGACTGCCTTAGATGTTACGATACAAGCGCAAATTCTGGACTTGATGAATGAGCTGTCGGTAACCCATGAAACTTCCATCCTCATGATTACCCATGATTTAGGTGTAATTAATGAAACATGTGAAAGAGTAGCCGTGATGTACGCTGGCCAAATTGTAGAGGAATCAGCCGTTGCGGAACTATTTGGTCAACCTGCTCATCCTTATACACAAGGTCTCCTGCAATCAATCAGGTCGTTAGGAGATCATAAAACAACGTTATATTCGATCCCTGGAAATGTCCCGACTCCTGTTCAATATCAGGAGCTTGGCTGCCGCTTTGTCAGCAGATGTCCGTTCGCCATGGAAAAATGTAAAACCCAAGAGCCTCCGATGTTAGCTGTTTCAGATGACCATCACAGTAAATGCTGGCTCCATGAAGAGGAGGGACAAAATAGATGA
- a CDS encoding ABC transporter ATP-binding protein, producing the protein MSNHYVLEVNHLKKYFPVKAGILMKTKGYIKAVDDISFKVKRKETLALVGESGCGKSTTGRTILRLYESTSGEVFFKGVNILEISKGQFRKMRKDLQMIFQDPFSSLNPRMTVKELLTEPLLTHKLATRKEAVEIAEEMIEKVGLSSAQLKLYSHEFSGGQRQRISIARALIVKPEVVILDEAVSALDVSIQSQILNLLIQLQEEFELTYIFISHDLNVVKHISDRVGVMYLGQLMELADTSNLYENPLHPYTKALLSAIPSLDPSEKKERIILQGDVPDPSDPPSGCPFRLRCSYAFNRCASEKPSFQEIERNHWVACHLYDEKEREMP; encoded by the coding sequence ATGAGTAACCATTACGTATTGGAAGTCAATCATTTAAAAAAATATTTTCCGGTTAAAGCCGGCATTTTGATGAAGACAAAAGGTTATATAAAAGCAGTAGATGACATTAGCTTTAAGGTTAAAAGGAAAGAAACGCTAGCATTGGTCGGGGAAAGCGGCTGCGGAAAATCAACAACAGGCAGAACGATTCTTCGTTTATATGAATCCACATCCGGGGAAGTATTTTTTAAAGGGGTCAATATTTTAGAGATTTCTAAGGGTCAATTTCGGAAAATGAGAAAAGACTTGCAAATGATTTTTCAGGATCCGTTTAGCTCGTTAAACCCGCGCATGACTGTTAAGGAATTATTGACCGAACCATTGCTGACTCATAAACTGGCGACCCGCAAAGAAGCGGTTGAAATCGCAGAAGAAATGATAGAAAAAGTGGGGCTGTCAAGTGCACAGCTGAAACTGTATTCCCACGAATTTAGCGGCGGACAAAGGCAGAGAATCAGTATTGCCCGAGCGTTGATTGTCAAACCGGAAGTCGTGATTTTAGACGAAGCTGTTTCTGCCTTAGACGTTTCGATCCAATCGCAGATCTTGAATTTGCTGATTCAGCTTCAGGAAGAGTTTGAATTAACCTATATATTTATTTCGCATGATCTGAATGTGGTCAAGCACATCAGTGACCGGGTCGGGGTCATGTATCTAGGACAATTAATGGAGCTGGCTGACACAAGCAACCTTTATGAAAATCCGCTTCATCCTTATACAAAAGCATTATTATCTGCGATACCATCACTGGATCCTTCAGAAAAGAAGGAAAGAATTATTTTGCAGGGGGATGTACCTGATCCATCCGATCCGCCATCTGGCTGTCCATTCCGCTTAAGATGTTCGTACGCGTTTAATCGGTGTGCAAGTGAAAAACCATCATTTCAAGAAATAGAAAGGAATCATTGGGTGGCTTGCCATTTATATGATGAAAAAGAGAGGGAAATGCCCTAA
- the thiE gene encoding thiamine phosphate synthase translates to MDRIKQDPLRELLRVYFILGSPNCLQAPEVVLEAAIKGGITLFQFREKGKGCLQGEEKLNFAKKLQSICQSIYVPFIVNDDIDLALEIDADGIHIGQEDEPADVVRKKIGNKILGVSAHNLSEAEKAIAAGADYLGIGPIYPTTTKEDAKEAQGLSFIKELRQTGFDIPLVGIGGITAENAGPIVKAGADGVSVITAISQAADPEAASRLLRKAVLSNI, encoded by the coding sequence ATGGACAGAATTAAGCAGGATCCATTAAGAGAACTGTTAAGAGTGTATTTTATATTGGGCAGTCCTAATTGCCTGCAGGCTCCTGAAGTCGTGTTAGAGGCTGCGATTAAAGGAGGCATTACCCTTTTCCAGTTCCGTGAAAAAGGAAAAGGCTGTCTTCAGGGTGAAGAGAAACTCAACTTTGCGAAAAAGCTGCAATCGATTTGTCAATCCATTTATGTTCCTTTTATCGTCAATGATGATATCGATTTAGCCCTTGAAATTGATGCGGATGGTATTCATATTGGCCAGGAGGATGAACCAGCTGATGTGGTTCGGAAAAAGATAGGAAACAAAATTCTTGGAGTTTCTGCACATAACTTAAGCGAGGCTGAAAAGGCGATTGCTGCAGGAGCCGATTACCTTGGGATTGGTCCAATCTATCCTACGACTACGAAGGAAGACGCCAAAGAAGCTCAAGGGTTAAGTTTTATAAAAGAATTAAGACAGACAGGTTTCGACATCCCCCTAGTAGGAATTGGCGGGATTACAGCAGAGAATGCAGGTCCGATTGTAAAAGCAGGTGCTGATGGTGTTTCGGTTATTACGGCAATTAGCCAAGCAGCCGATCCAGAAGCAGCTTCCCGGTTATTAAGGAAAGCAGTTTTATCAAATATTTAA
- the thiD gene encoding bifunctional hydroxymethylpyrimidine kinase/phosphomethylpyrimidine kinase, with translation MGVKKALTIAGSDSGGGAGIQADLKTFQELGVFGMSALTAVTAQNTLGVQGVYPIKPEAVQKQIQSIAEDLNPDAVKTGMLFDAEIIEIVAAEIVRNRWKHIVIDPVMIAKGGASLLQKDAIAAMKEFLLPLAMVITPNIPEAEVLTGFTITNLQDKKEAVQKLHSLGARHVILKGGHEDDEAFATDLLFDGKDFYELKSQRLATNNTHGTGCTFSAAITAGLADAMSVAEAVKRAKLFIQAAIEDDLKLGSGHGPTNHWAFNNRKKEELMYGQN, from the coding sequence ATGGGCGTGAAAAAAGCTTTAACGATTGCCGGCTCTGATAGCGGCGGCGGTGCTGGCATTCAGGCAGATTTAAAAACATTTCAGGAACTTGGCGTATTTGGTATGTCCGCTTTGACTGCAGTGACTGCGCAAAATACGTTAGGGGTTCAGGGTGTTTATCCCATTAAGCCTGAGGCTGTTCAAAAACAAATTCAGTCAATTGCAGAAGACCTAAATCCCGATGCTGTAAAAACGGGGATGCTCTTTGATGCGGAAATTATCGAAATTGTAGCGGCTGAGATTGTGCGAAATAGGTGGAAACATATCGTGATTGATCCAGTTATGATCGCAAAAGGAGGAGCCAGCCTGCTGCAAAAAGATGCGATTGCTGCCATGAAAGAATTTCTCCTCCCTTTAGCAATGGTGATCACTCCGAATATTCCGGAAGCTGAGGTTTTGACTGGTTTTACGATTACAAACTTACAGGATAAAAAAGAGGCGGTGCAAAAGCTGCACAGCTTAGGAGCGAGACATGTGATTTTAAAAGGCGGTCATGAAGATGACGAAGCTTTCGCGACAGATCTTTTATTTGACGGAAAAGATTTTTATGAACTGAAGAGCCAAAGGCTTGCAACGAATAATACACATGGAACTGGCTGCACTTTTTCAGCAGCGATTACTGCAGGTCTTGCTGACGCCATGAGTGTTGCAGAAGCAGTAAAACGGGCGAAGTTATTTATTCAGGCTGCGATCGAGGATGACCTCAAGCTCGGCAGCGGTCACGGGCCGACCAACCACTGGGCCTTTAATAATCGGAAAAAGGAAGAGCTCATGTATGGACAGAATTAA
- the thiM gene encoding hydroxyethylthiazole kinase: MNVHEISSLLDKLRETNPLVHNITNVVVTNFTANGLLSIGASPVMAYAREEVSDMAKIAGALVLNIGTLTAEEVESMLIAGRSANEHGVPVIFDPVGAGATPYRTETAKRLLNDLDISIVRGNAAEIANAGDLSWQIKGVDTGEAQGNPIEMGIKVAKKLNTTIVITGKQDVITDGQTTYIMNNGHPYLTKVTGAGCLLTSVIGAFSALEKDPIKAAVAALVVYGVAAEIAAEAASDKGPGLFQSEFLNALHKVGTQDIEKYASFEKMI, from the coding sequence ATGAATGTTCACGAGATTAGCAGTTTATTAGATAAACTAAGGGAAACCAATCCGCTCGTCCACAATATTACAAATGTGGTCGTCACTAATTTTACCGCTAATGGGCTTCTTTCTATTGGTGCCTCCCCTGTTATGGCATATGCCCGTGAGGAAGTCTCGGATATGGCAAAAATAGCCGGTGCCTTGGTGCTAAACATCGGTACCTTGACTGCCGAGGAAGTCGAAAGCATGCTGATTGCCGGCCGCTCGGCTAATGAACACGGAGTTCCAGTCATTTTTGACCCAGTTGGTGCCGGGGCAACCCCTTATCGGACCGAAACAGCTAAAAGACTATTAAATGATCTCGACATTTCTATTGTGAGAGGAAATGCGGCTGAAATTGCAAATGCCGGAGACCTTTCATGGCAAATTAAAGGGGTCGATACAGGCGAAGCACAAGGCAATCCGATTGAGATGGGTATTAAAGTGGCGAAGAAACTTAATACCACTATCGTGATAACTGGCAAACAAGACGTGATTACAGATGGTCAAACAACTTATATCATGAACAACGGTCATCCCTATTTAACAAAGGTGACCGGGGCAGGGTGTTTATTAACTTCAGTAATAGGCGCGTTTTCAGCTCTTGAAAAGGATCCTATAAAAGCGGCGGTAGCTGCTTTAGTTGTGTACGGTGTTGCAGCGGAAATAGCAGCTGAAGCAGCGAGCGACAAAGGGCCAGGATTGTTTCAGAGTGAATTTTTAAATGCTCTGCACAAAGTTGGTACTCAAGATATAGAGAAGTATGCTTCATTTGAAAAAATGATTTAA